A portion of the Salminus brasiliensis chromosome 11, fSalBra1.hap2, whole genome shotgun sequence genome contains these proteins:
- the LOC140565021 gene encoding NLR family CARD domain-containing protein 3-like isoform X1, with product MVHNYSSSGGEPSDPSSGGGEPSCVSMKSDRSMDYPPGFSSGGREPSCVSMKSDRSMDYPPGFSSGGGRPSYASAKSNSSGAAPSDSEKSSREAAPHTHTPLGGTGPPLQDSHQPVDDVLHRVLKTHESSMKKKYESLFEGIKTEENKTLLNRIYTQLYIIEGESEGVNEEHEVLQMEKTPRRHREDTPINCSDIFKPLLGHKVPGLRSVLTKGIAGIGKTVSVQKFILDWAEGKVNQDVDFMFILPFRELNLIKDHRYSLHGLLCDFHPELKDLDPKIYEKIKAVLIFDGLDESRIPLNFEECEKVSDITMTSSVGVLMTNLIKGDLFPSALIWITCRPAAAKQIPPKHINRVTEIQGFNDPQKEEYFRKRISDQDQAQKIISHIKTARSLHIMCHIPVFCWISATVLQRLIKQRHSEIPKTLTEMYSHFLITQTNMKNQKYKENPERDPHNLLESNRTKLLKLAELAFKQLMKGNVIFYEEDLRESGIDVTEASVYSGVFNEIFREECVLYQRKVYCFVHLSFQEFLAAVYVFHCFESEKMEKLQCFIQLDDLLKKAVDKALESQNGHLDLFLRFLLGISLKSNQRLLQSLLTHTHTHSEKTTEYIKSIIKGDQISFPTEKLINLFLCLSEMKDQSLSREIQEHLKLEKHSEVNLSPGQCSALACMLLTSEEVLEELDLKKYNTSEEGYRRLMPAVTVCRRAVLAQCSLTRNSCGNLGSVLQSVNSSLKELDLSNNDLQDSGVELLSAGLRSSHCKLETLRLSGCMVTKDGCSFLASALKSNPSHLKELDLTYNHPGESGVKLLSDLLEDPHYKLENLLMEHRGEIWMKPGIKKYACKLTLDPNTAYTHLSLSEGNRKVEGVKEDQLYPDHPDRFESPQVLSVESLTGRCYWEAECSGDWAEVAVSYRGIKRKGDREDSWFGSNDQSWSLEFDRKYFVFHNNTRMCESPFSYQSGRVGVYLDWSAGTLSFYSISPDTHTRTHILTHYTTFTEPLYAGFRAGYDSSVRVCDRIASTQDLD from the exons ATGGTGCATAATTACTCCAGCAGTGGAGGAGAACCCTCTGACCCAAG cagtggaggaggagaacccagctgtgtgtctatgaagagtgaTCGGTCTATGGATTATCCTCCTGGTTTCAGCAGTGGAGGAAgagaacccagctgtgtgtctatgaagagtgacCGGTCTATGGATTATCCTCCTGGTttcagcagtggaggaggaagaCCCAGCTATGCGTCAGCAAAAAGCAACAGTAGTGGAGCTGCACCGTCTGACTCAGA AAAGAGCTCAAGAGaagcagcaccacacacacacactccgctgGGGGGAACTGGACCCCCGCTGCAGGATTCTCACCAACCAGTGGACGATGTCCTGCACAGAGTATTAAAGACCCACGAAAGCAGCATGAAGAAGAAGTATGAGAGCTTATTTGAGGGAATCAAAACAGAAGAGAATAAAACCCTCCTGAACAGGATTTACACACAGCTCTACAtcatagagggagagagtgaaggagtgaaTGAAGAACATGAGGTTCTACAGATGGAGAAAACACCCAGGAGACACAGAGAAGATACTCCAATCAACTGCTCAGACATCTTTAAACCTCTACTAGGTCATAAAGTTCCAGGTCTCAGAAGTGTGCTGACTAAAGGCATTGCTGGAATTGGAAAAACTGTCTCTGTGCAGAAGTTCATTCTGGACTGGGCCGAGGGAAAAGTCAATCAGGATGTAGATTTCATGTTTATTCTTCCGTTCCGGGAGCTGAACTTGATTAAAGACCATCGGTACAGTCTTCATGGACTTCTGTGTGACTTCCATCCTGAGCTTAAAGACCTGGATCCAAAGATCTATGAGAAGATCAAAGCTGTGTTGATTTTTGATGGTCTGGATGAAAGCAGAATTCCTCTGAACTTTGAGGAGTGTGAGAAAGTATCTGACATCACCATGACATCATCCGTGGGTGTGTTGATGACAAACCTCATCAAAGGAGATCTGTTTCCCTCTGCTCTAATCTGGATAACCTGCCGACCAGCAGCAGCCAAACAGATCCCTCCTAAACACATCAACCGTGTGACGGAAATCCAGGGATTCAATGACCCACAGAAGGAGGAGTACTTTAGGAAGAGGATCAGTGACCAAGACCAAGCCCAGAAAATCATTTCCCACATTAAGACAGCGAGAAGCCTCCACATCATGTGCCACATTCCCGTCTTCTGCTGGATCTCAGCCACTGTGCTTCAGAGACTCATCAAACAACGTCACTCAGAAATCCCTAAAACCCTGACTGAAATGTACTCCCACTTCCTGATCACTCAGACCAACATGAAGAACCAGAAGTATAAGGAGAACCCTGAAAGAGACCCACACAACCTGCTGGAATCCAACAGAACCAAGCTTCTGAAACTGGCTGAACTGGCTTTTAAACAGCTGATGAAGGGCAATGTGATATTCTATGAagaggacctgagagagagCGGTATTGACGTCACTGAGGCCTCAGTGTATTCTGGGGTTTTCAATGAGATCTTTAGGGAGGAGTGTGTGCTTTACCAGAGGAAGGTCTACTGCTTTGTTCATCTGAGCTTTCAGGAGTTCCTGGCTGCTGTTTATGTGTTTCACTGCTTTGAGAGCGAAAAGATGGAGAAACTACAGTGTTTTATACAACTGGATGATCTGCTGAAGAAAGCTGTGGATAAAGCTTTAGAGAGTCAGAACGGACACCTGGATCTTTTCCTTCGTTTCCTGCTGGGCATCTCACTGAAGTCCAATCAGAGACTTTTACAGAGtctactgacacacacacacacacactcagagaaaaCCACTGAGTACATCAAGAGTATAATCAAAGGAGATCAAATATCTTTTCCTACTGAGAAATTAATTAATctgttcctctgtctgtctgaaatgAAGGACCAGTCTCTCTCCAGAGAGATTCAGGAGCATCTAAAATTAGAGAAACACTCAGAAGTGAATCTCTCTCCTGGACAGTGTTCAGCACTAGCCTGCATGCTTCTGACCTCAGAGGAGGTGCTGGAGGAGCTGGACCTAAAGAAATACAACACATCGGAGGAGGGTTATAGAAGACTGATGCCAGCTGTGACTGTCTGCAGAAGAGCTGT ACTTGCTCAGTGTTCTCTCACCAGGAATTCTTGTGGAAATCTGGGATCTGTTCTACAGTCAGTAAactcctccctgaaagagctggacctcagtaacaatgacctgcaggattcaggagtggagctgctctctgctggactgaggagttcacactgtaaactggagacactcag ATTGTCTGGGTGTATGGTTACAAAAGACGGCTGTTCCTTtctggcttcagctctgaaatcaAACCCCTCTCACCTAAAAGAACTGGATCTGACCTATAATCATCCAGGAGAGTCTGGAGTAAAGCTGCTGTCTGATCTACTGGAGGATCCACATTATAAACTAGAGAACTTGCT gatGGAACATAGAGGGGAGATCTGGATGAAACCAGGAATAAAGAAAT atgCCTGTAAGCTCACTCTGGATCCAAACACAGCTTACACTCATCTCTCGTTGTCTGAGGGGAACAGAAAGGTTGAGGGTGTGAAAGAGGATCAGCTGTATCCGGATCATCCAGACAGATTTGAAAGTCCTCAAGTTCTGAGTGTGGAGAGTCTGACTGGACGCTGTTACTGGGAAGCAGAGTGCAGCGGGGATTGGGCTGAAGTAGCCGTGTCTTACAGAGGAATCAAGAGGAAAGGAGACCGTGAAGACAGCTGGTTTGGATCCAATGATCAGTCCTGGAGTCTGGAGTTTGATAGGAAATACTTTGTTTTTCACAATAACACGAGAATGTGTGAAAGTCCTTTCTCATACCAGTCTGGCAGAGTAGGAGTGTATCTGGACTGGTCGGCCGGcactctgtccttctacagcatctcacctgatacacacacacgaacccacatactcacacactacACCACATTCACTGAGCCGCTCTACGCAGGGTTTAGGGCAGGTTATGACTCctcagtgcgtgtgtgtgataGAATAGCCTCGACACAGGATCTGGACTAA
- the LOC140565021 gene encoding NLR family CARD domain-containing protein 3-like isoform X2, protein MVHNYSSSGGEPSDPSGGGEPSCVSMKSDRSMDYPPGFSSGGREPSCVSMKSDRSMDYPPGFSSGGGRPSYASAKSNSSGAAPSDSEKSSREAAPHTHTPLGGTGPPLQDSHQPVDDVLHRVLKTHESSMKKKYESLFEGIKTEENKTLLNRIYTQLYIIEGESEGVNEEHEVLQMEKTPRRHREDTPINCSDIFKPLLGHKVPGLRSVLTKGIAGIGKTVSVQKFILDWAEGKVNQDVDFMFILPFRELNLIKDHRYSLHGLLCDFHPELKDLDPKIYEKIKAVLIFDGLDESRIPLNFEECEKVSDITMTSSVGVLMTNLIKGDLFPSALIWITCRPAAAKQIPPKHINRVTEIQGFNDPQKEEYFRKRISDQDQAQKIISHIKTARSLHIMCHIPVFCWISATVLQRLIKQRHSEIPKTLTEMYSHFLITQTNMKNQKYKENPERDPHNLLESNRTKLLKLAELAFKQLMKGNVIFYEEDLRESGIDVTEASVYSGVFNEIFREECVLYQRKVYCFVHLSFQEFLAAVYVFHCFESEKMEKLQCFIQLDDLLKKAVDKALESQNGHLDLFLRFLLGISLKSNQRLLQSLLTHTHTHSEKTTEYIKSIIKGDQISFPTEKLINLFLCLSEMKDQSLSREIQEHLKLEKHSEVNLSPGQCSALACMLLTSEEVLEELDLKKYNTSEEGYRRLMPAVTVCRRAVLAQCSLTRNSCGNLGSVLQSVNSSLKELDLSNNDLQDSGVELLSAGLRSSHCKLETLRLSGCMVTKDGCSFLASALKSNPSHLKELDLTYNHPGESGVKLLSDLLEDPHYKLENLLMEHRGEIWMKPGIKKYACKLTLDPNTAYTHLSLSEGNRKVEGVKEDQLYPDHPDRFESPQVLSVESLTGRCYWEAECSGDWAEVAVSYRGIKRKGDREDSWFGSNDQSWSLEFDRKYFVFHNNTRMCESPFSYQSGRVGVYLDWSAGTLSFYSISPDTHTRTHILTHYTTFTEPLYAGFRAGYDSSVRVCDRIASTQDLD, encoded by the exons ATGGTGCATAATTACTCCAGCAGTGGAGGAGAACCCTCTGACCCAAG tggaggaggagaacccagctgtgtgtctatgaagagtgaTCGGTCTATGGATTATCCTCCTGGTTTCAGCAGTGGAGGAAgagaacccagctgtgtgtctatgaagagtgacCGGTCTATGGATTATCCTCCTGGTttcagcagtggaggaggaagaCCCAGCTATGCGTCAGCAAAAAGCAACAGTAGTGGAGCTGCACCGTCTGACTCAGA AAAGAGCTCAAGAGaagcagcaccacacacacacactccgctgGGGGGAACTGGACCCCCGCTGCAGGATTCTCACCAACCAGTGGACGATGTCCTGCACAGAGTATTAAAGACCCACGAAAGCAGCATGAAGAAGAAGTATGAGAGCTTATTTGAGGGAATCAAAACAGAAGAGAATAAAACCCTCCTGAACAGGATTTACACACAGCTCTACAtcatagagggagagagtgaaggagtgaaTGAAGAACATGAGGTTCTACAGATGGAGAAAACACCCAGGAGACACAGAGAAGATACTCCAATCAACTGCTCAGACATCTTTAAACCTCTACTAGGTCATAAAGTTCCAGGTCTCAGAAGTGTGCTGACTAAAGGCATTGCTGGAATTGGAAAAACTGTCTCTGTGCAGAAGTTCATTCTGGACTGGGCCGAGGGAAAAGTCAATCAGGATGTAGATTTCATGTTTATTCTTCCGTTCCGGGAGCTGAACTTGATTAAAGACCATCGGTACAGTCTTCATGGACTTCTGTGTGACTTCCATCCTGAGCTTAAAGACCTGGATCCAAAGATCTATGAGAAGATCAAAGCTGTGTTGATTTTTGATGGTCTGGATGAAAGCAGAATTCCTCTGAACTTTGAGGAGTGTGAGAAAGTATCTGACATCACCATGACATCATCCGTGGGTGTGTTGATGACAAACCTCATCAAAGGAGATCTGTTTCCCTCTGCTCTAATCTGGATAACCTGCCGACCAGCAGCAGCCAAACAGATCCCTCCTAAACACATCAACCGTGTGACGGAAATCCAGGGATTCAATGACCCACAGAAGGAGGAGTACTTTAGGAAGAGGATCAGTGACCAAGACCAAGCCCAGAAAATCATTTCCCACATTAAGACAGCGAGAAGCCTCCACATCATGTGCCACATTCCCGTCTTCTGCTGGATCTCAGCCACTGTGCTTCAGAGACTCATCAAACAACGTCACTCAGAAATCCCTAAAACCCTGACTGAAATGTACTCCCACTTCCTGATCACTCAGACCAACATGAAGAACCAGAAGTATAAGGAGAACCCTGAAAGAGACCCACACAACCTGCTGGAATCCAACAGAACCAAGCTTCTGAAACTGGCTGAACTGGCTTTTAAACAGCTGATGAAGGGCAATGTGATATTCTATGAagaggacctgagagagagCGGTATTGACGTCACTGAGGCCTCAGTGTATTCTGGGGTTTTCAATGAGATCTTTAGGGAGGAGTGTGTGCTTTACCAGAGGAAGGTCTACTGCTTTGTTCATCTGAGCTTTCAGGAGTTCCTGGCTGCTGTTTATGTGTTTCACTGCTTTGAGAGCGAAAAGATGGAGAAACTACAGTGTTTTATACAACTGGATGATCTGCTGAAGAAAGCTGTGGATAAAGCTTTAGAGAGTCAGAACGGACACCTGGATCTTTTCCTTCGTTTCCTGCTGGGCATCTCACTGAAGTCCAATCAGAGACTTTTACAGAGtctactgacacacacacacacacactcagagaaaaCCACTGAGTACATCAAGAGTATAATCAAAGGAGATCAAATATCTTTTCCTACTGAGAAATTAATTAATctgttcctctgtctgtctgaaatgAAGGACCAGTCTCTCTCCAGAGAGATTCAGGAGCATCTAAAATTAGAGAAACACTCAGAAGTGAATCTCTCTCCTGGACAGTGTTCAGCACTAGCCTGCATGCTTCTGACCTCAGAGGAGGTGCTGGAGGAGCTGGACCTAAAGAAATACAACACATCGGAGGAGGGTTATAGAAGACTGATGCCAGCTGTGACTGTCTGCAGAAGAGCTGT ACTTGCTCAGTGTTCTCTCACCAGGAATTCTTGTGGAAATCTGGGATCTGTTCTACAGTCAGTAAactcctccctgaaagagctggacctcagtaacaatgacctgcaggattcaggagtggagctgctctctgctggactgaggagttcacactgtaaactggagacactcag ATTGTCTGGGTGTATGGTTACAAAAGACGGCTGTTCCTTtctggcttcagctctgaaatcaAACCCCTCTCACCTAAAAGAACTGGATCTGACCTATAATCATCCAGGAGAGTCTGGAGTAAAGCTGCTGTCTGATCTACTGGAGGATCCACATTATAAACTAGAGAACTTGCT gatGGAACATAGAGGGGAGATCTGGATGAAACCAGGAATAAAGAAAT atgCCTGTAAGCTCACTCTGGATCCAAACACAGCTTACACTCATCTCTCGTTGTCTGAGGGGAACAGAAAGGTTGAGGGTGTGAAAGAGGATCAGCTGTATCCGGATCATCCAGACAGATTTGAAAGTCCTCAAGTTCTGAGTGTGGAGAGTCTGACTGGACGCTGTTACTGGGAAGCAGAGTGCAGCGGGGATTGGGCTGAAGTAGCCGTGTCTTACAGAGGAATCAAGAGGAAAGGAGACCGTGAAGACAGCTGGTTTGGATCCAATGATCAGTCCTGGAGTCTGGAGTTTGATAGGAAATACTTTGTTTTTCACAATAACACGAGAATGTGTGAAAGTCCTTTCTCATACCAGTCTGGCAGAGTAGGAGTGTATCTGGACTGGTCGGCCGGcactctgtccttctacagcatctcacctgatacacacacacgaacccacatactcacacactacACCACATTCACTGAGCCGCTCTACGCAGGGTTTAGGGCAGGTTATGACTCctcagtgcgtgtgtgtgataGAATAGCCTCGACACAGGATCTGGACTAA